One genomic window of Salmo salar chromosome ssa12, Ssal_v3.1, whole genome shotgun sequence includes the following:
- the LOC106566010 gene encoding protein ILRUN, with translation MEGMDIDLDPEFVQKFNCMGTTDKDVLISEFQRVLGFQVNPAGCAFFLDMSNWNLQAAIGAYYDVESPSINTPSMSFVEDVTIGEGESVPPDTLFTKTWRIQNTGADSWPPGVCLKYIGGDQFGHVNIVMVRCLEPQEISDVSVQMRSPAAPGMYQGQWRMCTPTGLFYGDVIWVILSVEVGGLLGVTQQLSCFETEFNTQPHRNIEGDFNPFASPQKSKHDARDDNNFKEPGGAWEGRQDAIQQDENGLSHNAVNRASNGLQNNLSVVTYSQGVHGPYPLGQS, from the exons ATGGAGGGCATGGACATAGACCTGGACCCGGAGTTCGTTCAGAAATTCAACTGCATGGGCACCACTGACAAGGACGTCCTCATCTCAGAGTTCCAAAGAGTGCTGGGGTTCCAGGTCAACCCGGCAGGATGCGCTTTCTTCCTTGACATGAGCAACTG GAATCTACAGGCAGCCATCGGTGCCTATTATGATGTTGAGAGTCCCAGCATCAACACACCATCCATGTCCTTTGTGGAGGATGTGACGATTGGTGAGGGAGAGTCTGTTCCCCCCGACACACTATTCACAAAGACCTGGAGGATACAGAACACAG GTGCAGATTCCTGGCCACCTGGGGTATGTCTGAAGTACATTGGAGGGGACCAGTTTGGCCACGTCAACATAGTGATGGTGCGCTGTCTAGAACCCCAGGAGATCTCAGACGTCAGTGTGCAGATGCGTAGCCCCGCAGCGCCCGGCATGTACCAGGGCCAATGGAGGATGTGCACACCCACAGGGCTGTTTTATGGAG ATGTCATCTGGGTGATCCTCAGCGTGGAGGTGGGTGGCCTTTTGGGTGTGACACAGCAGCTTTCCTGCTTCGAGACGGAGTTCAACACCCAGCCGCACCGCAACATAGAGGGAGACTTCAACCCTTTTGCCTCGCCACAGAAGAGCAAACATGACGCCAGAGACGACAACAACTTCAAAGAGCCTGGAGGAGCCTGGGAGGGTAGGCAGGACGCTATCCAGCAAGATGAAAACGGACTGTCTCACAATGCTGTAAATAGAGCATCGAATGGGCTACAAAACAATCTATCAGTAGTGACTTACAGTCAG ggTGTTCATGGACCCTATCCGTTAGGCCAGAGTTAG